A genomic segment from Tuwongella immobilis encodes:
- a CDS encoding GtrA family protein, whose amino-acid sequence MFQPIHRLRRQIDCLRYSRLSYYAYRHRYLAKFAAIGVFAIVLEIMLVGMMPPNWGWVTRAFLAFLVGLSVSYSLNALVNFQVPKHYFWSTFARYALVSLVSFTLNMAAVTLFRDLSGQGYGWARLVSAGVLFLFAYALHRRFTFDQAREFGIAVYATPAEKVARIFRRVGYHCDHIHVDLVDETMNPHAAPVDLRKLRQVRRLWGDRLPVALHVMSTDPQRWLKLTWEQVDWYLLHANTPNLLHWICECRIRGKKVGIVWHESCDVETMFPLLPHVDFVMILGIGQPGVSGQPMNPRALQMAEWFDSMRSRYGYEVMFDGSVNTETIGRIRARYVVAASAVLQAMNPVRVIHVLKTGAKYEQRGAQAAHS is encoded by the coding sequence ATGTTCCAACCCATTCACCGGCTTCGTCGTCAGATCGATTGTCTTCGCTATTCCCGGTTGTCGTACTACGCCTATCGCCATCGCTACTTGGCCAAATTCGCCGCAATTGGTGTTTTCGCAATCGTTCTGGAAATCATGCTCGTGGGGATGATGCCGCCCAATTGGGGGTGGGTGACTCGCGCGTTCCTGGCATTTCTGGTCGGGCTGAGCGTCTCGTATTCGTTGAATGCACTCGTGAATTTTCAGGTGCCGAAGCATTATTTCTGGAGCACGTTTGCCCGGTATGCGCTGGTATCGCTCGTTTCCTTCACGCTGAATATGGCGGCGGTGACGCTGTTTCGGGATCTCTCCGGGCAGGGGTACGGCTGGGCGCGGCTCGTGTCGGCGGGGGTGCTGTTTCTGTTCGCCTATGCGCTCCACCGGCGATTTACCTTCGATCAGGCCCGCGAGTTTGGCATCGCCGTGTATGCCACACCCGCAGAAAAGGTGGCCCGGATTTTTCGTCGGGTCGGCTACCATTGCGATCATATTCATGTGGATTTAGTCGATGAGACGATGAACCCCCACGCGGCACCCGTCGATCTTCGCAAATTACGACAAGTGCGGCGATTGTGGGGGGATCGGCTGCCCGTCGCGCTGCATGTCATGTCCACCGATCCGCAACGCTGGTTGAAGTTGACCTGGGAGCAGGTTGACTGGTATCTCTTGCATGCGAACACGCCGAATTTGTTGCATTGGATCTGCGAATGTCGAATTCGGGGCAAGAAAGTCGGCATCGTTTGGCATGAAAGCTGCGACGTGGAGACGATGTTTCCGCTGTTGCCGCATGTCGATTTTGTCATGATTCTGGGCATCGGTCAGCCGGGCGTCTCGGGGCAACCGATGAATCCCCGAGCGCTTCAGATGGCCGAATGGTTCGATTCGATGCGGAGTCGATACGGCTACGAAGTGATGTTTGATGGAAGCGTCAACACGGAGACGATTGGCCGTATCCGAGCACGCTATGTCGTGGCGGCCAGTGCAGTGTTGCAGGCCATGAATCCAGTCCGGGTGATTCATGTGCTCAAGACAGGGGCGAAGTATGAACAACGGGGAGCTCAAGCCGCGCATTCGTGA
- a CDS encoding DUF1501 domain-containing protein: MSRSMMHRRQFLADMGHGFTGLALGAMLARDGILRASDAPAWAPPDGKPHFPAKAKSVVWLFMNGGVSHMESFDPKPELTKYAGKSIAETPYKDAQNPEKLKLARVTVVNDANGQQRNKLYPLQVGYRKYGQSGIELSDWVPHIGSCIDDIAIIRSMWTTDDNHGAQTQFHSGRHMLDGEFPTLGAWVHYGLGSLNDQLPQFISMGNREYWNLKDGHYLGPAHDAIPLRVDPSNPLDFAKPARGMSRSEQKLGFDLVGGLNQLRSVEYPDDPALLARIKSYELAFKMQTSVPETIRFDQESKETQALYGLDDPATREFGMQMLATRRFIERGVRFIQVQHGAGGAGVWDAHGGLKANHSKNFKAVDKPIAGLLKDLKRRGLLDSTIVLFASEFGRTPGTQGSDGRDHHIYGFSVWMAGGGIKGGIVHGATDEIGFHAVENRHYVTDIHATILKQLGLDSRKLEIPGRKRLDIDHGKPIDAILA; encoded by the coding sequence ATGAGCCGATCAATGATGCATCGCCGACAATTCCTGGCCGACATGGGGCACGGTTTCACCGGGCTGGCCCTGGGTGCGATGCTCGCCCGTGACGGAATTTTGCGGGCAAGTGATGCCCCTGCGTGGGCCCCGCCCGACGGGAAACCGCACTTCCCGGCCAAGGCGAAAAGCGTGGTTTGGCTGTTCATGAACGGCGGCGTTTCGCATATGGAATCGTTCGATCCCAAACCGGAACTCACCAAGTATGCCGGAAAATCGATCGCCGAGACACCGTACAAAGACGCTCAAAATCCCGAGAAACTCAAACTCGCCCGCGTCACGGTGGTCAACGACGCCAACGGCCAGCAACGCAACAAGCTGTATCCGTTGCAAGTCGGCTATCGCAAATATGGCCAAAGCGGCATCGAACTCAGCGATTGGGTTCCGCATATCGGCAGTTGCATCGACGATATTGCCATTATCCGCTCGATGTGGACGACCGATGACAATCACGGTGCGCAGACGCAATTTCATTCCGGACGGCATATGCTGGACGGCGAATTTCCCACACTCGGTGCCTGGGTGCATTACGGGCTGGGATCATTGAATGATCAATTGCCGCAGTTCATTTCGATGGGCAACCGGGAGTATTGGAATCTGAAGGACGGGCACTATTTGGGACCGGCGCATGATGCGATTCCGCTGCGGGTCGATCCGAGCAATCCGCTCGATTTTGCGAAACCGGCCCGCGGAATGAGCCGATCCGAACAGAAACTCGGATTCGATCTGGTCGGTGGGCTGAATCAGTTGCGATCCGTCGAATATCCGGACGACCCCGCCCTGCTGGCCCGCATCAAATCCTACGAGTTGGCATTCAAGATGCAGACATCGGTGCCAGAAACCATCCGATTCGACCAGGAAAGCAAAGAGACGCAAGCCCTATACGGACTGGATGATCCGGCGACGCGCGAATTCGGCATGCAGATGCTAGCCACCCGGCGATTCATTGAGCGCGGCGTGCGATTCATTCAAGTCCAGCACGGCGCGGGCGGGGCCGGAGTTTGGGATGCGCACGGCGGATTGAAGGCGAATCACTCCAAGAATTTCAAGGCGGTCGATAAACCAATCGCCGGGTTGCTGAAAGATTTGAAGCGTCGCGGATTGCTCGATTCCACCATCGTGCTATTCGCCAGCGAATTCGGTCGCACGCCCGGCACGCAGGGATCGGATGGACGCGATCACCACATTTACGGCTTCTCGGTCTGGATGGCGGGCGGTGGAATCAAGGGGGGCATCGTTCACGGGGCCACCGACGAAATCGGATTCCACGCCGTGGAAAATCGGCATTATGTGACCGACATTCACGCCACGATTTTGAAGCAACTGGGGCTCGATTCCCGAAAACTGGAGATTCCCGGTCGCAAACGGCTCGATATCGACCATGGCAAGCCGATTGACGCGATTCTAGCGTGA
- a CDS encoding L-ribulose-5-phosphate 4-epimerase, which yields MRDTRLSDLREQVCWLNRALPQHGLVVMHSGNASGYDRRSGRLVIKPSGMDYSQITPPDLVEVDVDSGCVIDGHLRPSVDLPHHLYLYRHFRDVEFIIHTHSNYATAFAACHRPIPLVLTAIADEFGGEVPCAPYVSNEGDAIGRAIVAHRTQAPAILLANHGVFAWGNSAPAALKAATMVEDVAKTVWLALQIGQPAAIPESEARKWYDRYQHNYGQSTNAPPKNRAA from the coding sequence ATGCGAGATACACGCCTTTCCGATCTGCGGGAACAGGTCTGTTGGCTCAATCGCGCGCTGCCCCAACATGGGCTCGTGGTGATGCACTCCGGCAACGCCAGCGGGTACGATCGCCGCAGCGGTCGGCTGGTGATTAAACCATCGGGGATGGATTATTCGCAGATTACGCCGCCGGATCTGGTGGAAGTGGATGTCGATTCGGGGTGCGTGATTGATGGCCATCTGCGGCCCAGTGTCGATTTGCCGCACCATCTGTATTTGTATCGCCACTTCCGGGATGTGGAATTCATCATCCACACGCACAGCAATTATGCGACGGCATTTGCGGCATGTCATCGCCCGATTCCGCTGGTGCTGACAGCCATTGCGGATGAGTTTGGCGGTGAGGTGCCGTGCGCGCCGTATGTCTCGAACGAAGGCGACGCGATTGGTCGCGCGATTGTCGCGCATCGCACGCAAGCCCCAGCGATTTTGCTGGCCAATCATGGCGTGTTCGCCTGGGGGAATTCCGCCCCGGCTGCGCTCAAAGCGGCGACCATGGTGGAGGATGTGGCGAAAACCGTCTGGCTGGCCTTGCAGATCGGCCAACCCGCGGCGATTCCCGAATCCGAAGCGCGGAAGTGGTACGACCGGTATCAGCACAATTACGGCCAATCGACCAACGCTCCCCCGAAGAATCGCGCGGCGTAA
- a CDS encoding NTP transferase domain-containing protein: MQLVIPMAGLGQRFQDAGYTTPKPLIPIDGVPMILRVIRELPVVNRVVLVVHPQHVAQNQIDTLLRAQIPHAEIVVAPGLTQGQACSVALAEPFLKRDESVLVSACDNSHLYDESRFTAMTTDAIWDALIWTYSGEPRVVIKPEWYGWVRADEMGAVQEVSCKRAISDRPISDPVVSGTFWFRSAELMLDGIERLIAADRRVNREFYLDVVPNLLLEQGKRVAIFPVEKYIGWGTPDDVADYERWTRYWAWSQSKAGRHV; this comes from the coding sequence ATGCAACTGGTCATTCCCATGGCCGGGCTGGGGCAACGCTTTCAAGATGCGGGATACACAACACCCAAGCCGTTAATTCCGATTGATGGCGTGCCGATGATTCTGCGCGTCATTCGCGAGTTGCCCGTCGTCAATCGCGTGGTGCTGGTGGTGCATCCGCAGCATGTGGCACAGAATCAAATCGATACGCTGCTGCGGGCCCAGATTCCACATGCAGAAATTGTCGTCGCTCCCGGCCTCACGCAGGGGCAAGCCTGTAGCGTGGCGCTTGCCGAACCATTCCTGAAACGGGATGAATCGGTGTTGGTGTCGGCGTGTGATAATTCGCATCTCTATGATGAGTCACGATTTACGGCGATGACGACGGATGCGATCTGGGATGCGCTCATCTGGACGTATTCGGGGGAGCCGCGTGTCGTCATCAAGCCGGAATGGTACGGTTGGGTGCGTGCGGATGAGATGGGTGCGGTGCAGGAAGTGTCGTGCAAGCGGGCGATTTCGGATCGGCCGATTTCGGATCCCGTCGTGAGCGGAACCTTCTGGTTTCGCAGTGCGGAACTGATGCTCGATGGCATTGAGCGGCTGATCGCAGCCGATCGACGGGTGAACCGGGAGTTTTATCTCGACGTGGTACCAAATCTGTTGCTGGAGCAGGGGAAGCGCGTGGCGATTTTCCCCGTGGAAAAATACATCGGTTGGGGAACGCCA
- a CDS encoding sensor histidine kinase, translated as MEARTILRLIAPTILVGVLLFWGASISRDSLEWFHEQLVEVIDEKTVNLVNAQQLEIAMRQLRIHSLLLAMRPNSDIRTDVENDHLLFETALRDLRSGTSSPEESHILDQIEIGYMTYRQAVQRESNWPVGDSRAALEAWAFAHPVRHLAVPCQALLTKTRAEMERVSQSAQQLRDETAHRFWLLAVIGPSLGIFAGWWLGRGVSRSITRLRIGMHDISAQMDRDIGAIQFRGSTKPTEIEAQLPTILERIRTMVQQLQDHERERVRSEQLAAVGQLAANVAHEIRNPLTSMQLLIGVAIKQGDPSALTLDDLGVIHREIGRLERTVQGLLGYARVPPLQRRRANLEELIHERLHLHQARAQSQGIAIEFDSTVGNPELLLDVGQIGGMLSNLILNAFDAMPTGGRLSISLHPVDSKLELTIRDSGRGFSQAIMPRIFQPFTTTKATGTGLGLSMAKQVVTAHGGEIFAGNHPQGGAEIRVRWPLLQE; from the coding sequence ATGGAAGCTCGCACAATTCTGCGACTGATCGCCCCGACGATTCTCGTCGGGGTGTTGTTGTTTTGGGGCGCATCGATCAGCCGCGATAGTCTCGAGTGGTTTCACGAGCAACTCGTGGAAGTCATCGACGAAAAGACCGTCAATCTGGTGAATGCCCAGCAGTTGGAAATTGCCATGCGGCAACTGCGCATTCATTCGCTCCTGTTGGCGATGCGGCCGAATTCCGACATTCGAACCGATGTCGAAAATGACCACCTCCTATTCGAGACTGCACTTCGGGATCTGCGCAGTGGCACATCCTCCCCGGAAGAATCGCACATTTTGGATCAGATCGAAATTGGTTACATGACGTATCGGCAGGCGGTGCAGCGTGAATCGAATTGGCCCGTGGGCGATTCGCGGGCCGCGCTGGAGGCATGGGCGTTTGCGCATCCGGTTCGGCATCTGGCGGTTCCGTGTCAGGCGCTGCTCACCAAGACCCGCGCGGAGATGGAACGAGTGTCGCAATCCGCCCAGCAATTGCGGGATGAAACCGCTCACCGCTTTTGGCTGCTGGCGGTGATTGGGCCAAGTTTGGGGATTTTCGCCGGATGGTGGCTGGGGCGCGGTGTCAGCCGATCGATCACACGATTGCGGATTGGCATGCACGATATTTCTGCGCAAATGGATCGAGATATTGGAGCCATTCAATTTCGTGGCTCCACCAAACCCACCGAGATTGAAGCGCAATTGCCGACGATTCTGGAGCGCATCCGCACCATGGTGCAGCAACTGCAAGATCATGAGCGCGAGCGTGTGCGGTCCGAGCAACTCGCCGCCGTCGGACAACTGGCCGCGAATGTCGCCCACGAAATTCGCAACCCGTTGACCAGCATGCAGTTACTCATTGGCGTGGCAATCAAGCAGGGCGATCCCTCCGCGTTGACACTCGACGATTTGGGAGTGATCCACCGCGAAATTGGTCGGCTGGAACGCACCGTTCAGGGACTGTTGGGCTATGCCCGAGTGCCGCCCCTGCAGCGTCGCCGAGCGAACTTGGAAGAGTTGATTCACGAACGGCTGCATTTGCATCAGGCGCGGGCCCAATCGCAGGGCATCGCGATTGAGTTCGATTCCACGGTGGGAAATCCGGAGTTGCTCTTGGATGTCGGCCAAATTGGTGGCATGCTATCGAATCTGATTCTGAATGCGTTCGATGCCATGCCCACGGGTGGGAGACTGTCCATTTCGCTGCATCCGGTTGATTCCAAACTGGAATTGACGATTCGGGACAGCGGTCGTGGATTCTCGCAAGCGATCATGCCGCGAATCTTTCAACCGTTCACCACCACCAAAGCAACGGGCACGGGGCTGGGTCTGAGCATGGCCAAGCAGGTGGTGACTGCCCACGGTGGCGAGATTTTCGCGGGCAATCATCCCCAGGGGGGTGCCGAGATCCGCGTTCGCTGGCCCCTGCTCCAGGAGTAA
- a CDS encoding histidine phosphatase family protein has protein sequence MNNGELKPRIREAIWSVVDRHASVQSATLTGSFIDRPTLEGISDIDLVLVLDRINRDRFDSLMADFTATLTPILAEFGFRLRLNPTLGPLKFNEPELAVLHVMLYSVAGHIAHVIDSPFTCLDWQRSPAIRKRSLAEVYPVFGLQPRHFLGARRSLSDYLRDFRANAVSYRELICDESGYQERKQAKPMTIRDRHEFAYHVMRFLMRNLLKLVQRRNDVATGADLPETFFAIFPVGRDRYEPLLAELTRRKLALDFDPPLAGLDAELEAFLADFEQQFRRIFEMEATTHLVFRHAETTGNRTAAGELRFLGRSDAPIHAIADSQARSIAEQLARHAPSAVWSSPAGRCRATLAALAAVFPAEFPLPMIQTDERLLEIDYGQLDGLSISEARRQFPEMFTAWARGDDPTFPGGENTEQVAQRVRAFADTIWATASGNTITCTHNGVIRCLVGELLGMPMSQWFRLQVPHLEPITVIQTREFGRFVNLPESTERALFQSFAKQPE, from the coding sequence ATGAACAACGGGGAGCTCAAGCCGCGCATTCGTGAGGCCATCTGGTCGGTGGTCGATCGGCATGCCTCCGTTCAATCCGCCACGCTCACCGGGAGTTTTATCGACCGTCCCACCCTCGAAGGCATCAGCGATATCGATTTGGTGCTGGTGCTGGATCGAATCAATCGTGATCGATTCGACTCGCTGATGGCCGACTTCACCGCCACGCTTACGCCGATTCTCGCCGAGTTTGGTTTCCGCTTGCGATTGAATCCCACGCTTGGCCCGCTCAAATTCAATGAGCCGGAATTGGCGGTGTTGCATGTCATGCTCTATTCGGTGGCTGGCCACATCGCGCATGTCATCGATAGCCCGTTTACCTGTCTCGATTGGCAGCGTTCGCCGGCGATCCGAAAGCGTTCGCTGGCCGAGGTTTACCCCGTCTTCGGGCTTCAGCCGCGGCATTTTCTCGGGGCACGTCGCAGCTTGTCGGATTATCTCCGCGATTTTCGCGCCAATGCGGTTTCGTACCGCGAGCTGATTTGCGATGAGTCGGGCTATCAGGAGCGGAAGCAGGCCAAGCCGATGACCATCCGCGATCGCCACGAGTTTGCCTATCATGTTATGCGGTTTCTCATGCGGAATCTGCTCAAATTGGTGCAGCGTCGCAATGATGTGGCGACGGGTGCAGATCTGCCCGAGACTTTTTTTGCGATTTTTCCGGTCGGACGAGATCGATACGAACCACTGCTCGCCGAGTTGACCCGACGCAAACTCGCGCTCGACTTCGATCCGCCACTCGCGGGATTGGATGCGGAGTTAGAAGCGTTTCTGGCCGATTTCGAGCAACAATTTCGCCGCATCTTTGAGATGGAAGCGACAACCCACCTCGTATTCCGACATGCGGAAACCACCGGCAATCGCACCGCAGCCGGCGAGTTGCGCTTTCTCGGTCGAAGCGATGCCCCGATTCACGCAATCGCAGACTCGCAAGCGCGAAGCATCGCCGAGCAACTCGCTCGCCATGCTCCGAGCGCGGTGTGGTCATCCCCGGCGGGACGATGTCGCGCCACGCTGGCGGCACTTGCAGCGGTATTTCCCGCCGAGTTCCCGCTGCCGATGATTCAGACCGACGAGCGACTCTTGGAGATCGACTACGGCCAACTCGATGGGCTGAGTATCTCCGAGGCACGCCGACAATTTCCCGAGATGTTCACCGCCTGGGCCCGTGGCGACGATCCGACCTTTCCCGGTGGAGAAAATACCGAGCAGGTTGCGCAACGTGTTCGCGCATTTGCGGATACGATCTGGGCGACTGCGTCGGGGAACACCATCACCTGCACCCACAACGGCGTCATTCGCTGTCTCGTCGGCGAACTGCTGGGAATGCCGATGTCGCAGTGGTTTCGCTTGCAGGTGCCGCATTTGGAGCCAATCACGGTGATTCAAACGCGAGAATTTGGGCGATTCGTGAATTTGCCCGAATCGACCGAGCGGGCACTGTTTCAATCCTTCGCCAAACAACCGGAGTAA
- a CDS encoding PSD1 and planctomycete cytochrome C domain-containing protein produces the protein MSRTVRIVAMILALPLLMPATIRAEIDYLKQIKPILLERCYACHGVLKQEGNLRLDTAIFGQKGGDSGPAWKAGKPDASLLLERITEAEEADRMPPEGEPLKPQEIALIRDWIAQGAKAPADEKPETDPKQHWAFQPPVRPAIPTVNDPRWQGNPIDALIAAQREARGLVPQPASNRHLWIRRVTLDLIGLPPTDAEITTFVNDSSPNAYEKVVDRLLASPHYGERWGRHWMDIWRFSDWWGLGAEVRNSHKHMHHYRDWIIESLNADVGYDEMLRQMLAADELHPTDSQKLRATGYLVRNYFLFNRTSWMDETVEHTSKAMLGLTMNCSKCHDHKYDPLSQVEYYRMRAIFEPYQVRMDLLPGVTDPEQNALPRAFDCNLDEKTYLHIRGDDRNPDKSKPLSPGIPSILQKSELAFSPVKLPAAAVNPGLRPEIVQAYRDAANAKISRQREAQAVAKKALAEILAKAPAKPADAPLSPQSPPMKSNDPARADSLKPTLVEDFASAKPERWMPKSGSWKIANGRLTQTEASAMASIMRLNSPVPQDFEATLTYVPTGGETYKSVGLAFDAGESDRHTLVYVSGYAADPKVQVAPNPGGGYRYPAEGKSPVKVELNQPHTLKVQVRNSLVNVWFDGEFKLAYQLPDARSFGSIDLVTYDATAEFRRLELKPLTPSIALRPAGVEPNAASAPIATRESAELALKVADAELAAAEAELAAIEAAHAADLAQANEPGTAATKAKIIAAARAQAQQEQALAEVETAKAAHAVAISAGNAKVDAQKKLQAAMGKRDAATKRLQSPGESYRSIVGSRKSKESNVESDASRNRPFPATSSGRRSAFATWLTSRQNPLAARVAVNHLWSRHFGKPLVATVFDFGRRGAAPTHPELLDWLAVEFMESGWSMKHLHKLMVLSQTYRLSSSNAKSAAVNLQQDAENRHYWRSNPIRMESQVVRDSLLLLAGELDRTMGGPSIPVSNTQSKRRSLYFFHSHNEHQKFLSLFDDASVLDCYRRTESIVPQQALALANSEIALETAEKIAAKIAKDHPQADGDAWLTIAFRTVLGSPPNDAERAYVRATLPKLEAAAREQNRANPQSAARVSIIHALLNHNDFVTIR, from the coding sequence ATGTCCCGCACCGTGCGAATCGTCGCCATGATTCTGGCGCTACCGCTGCTGATGCCAGCGACCATTCGGGCCGAGATCGATTATCTCAAGCAAATCAAACCGATTCTGCTCGAACGTTGCTATGCCTGTCATGGCGTGCTCAAGCAGGAAGGCAATTTGCGGCTGGATACCGCGATCTTTGGTCAGAAAGGTGGCGATTCCGGGCCGGCGTGGAAAGCAGGCAAGCCCGATGCGAGTTTGCTGCTGGAGCGCATTACCGAAGCCGAAGAAGCGGACCGCATGCCCCCCGAAGGCGAGCCGCTCAAACCGCAAGAGATTGCCCTGATTCGAGATTGGATTGCGCAGGGTGCCAAAGCCCCGGCGGATGAGAAGCCGGAAACCGACCCCAAACAACACTGGGCCTTCCAACCGCCGGTTCGCCCCGCGATTCCGACTGTGAACGATCCTCGCTGGCAGGGCAATCCGATTGATGCCTTGATTGCCGCTCAGCGGGAAGCTCGTGGGTTGGTGCCGCAACCGGCGTCGAATCGCCATTTGTGGATTCGTCGCGTCACCTTGGATCTGATTGGCCTGCCGCCTACAGATGCGGAAATCACCACATTCGTAAATGACTCATCCCCCAACGCTTATGAGAAAGTCGTCGATCGGCTGCTCGCATCGCCGCATTATGGCGAACGCTGGGGGCGTCATTGGATGGATATTTGGCGGTTCAGCGATTGGTGGGGCTTGGGTGCCGAGGTGCGCAATTCGCACAAACATATGCACCATTATCGCGATTGGATCATCGAATCCCTCAATGCCGATGTGGGTTATGACGAAATGCTCCGCCAGATGCTCGCCGCAGATGAGCTGCACCCGACCGACTCGCAGAAACTCCGCGCGACGGGATATCTCGTGCGGAATTACTTTCTGTTCAATCGGACGTCGTGGATGGATGAAACCGTGGAGCATACCTCCAAGGCGATGCTCGGACTAACGATGAACTGCTCGAAATGTCACGATCACAAGTACGATCCACTGTCGCAGGTCGAATATTATCGCATGCGGGCGATTTTCGAGCCGTATCAGGTGCGGATGGATCTGCTGCCCGGCGTGACCGATCCGGAACAGAATGCGCTGCCGCGTGCCTTTGACTGCAATTTGGACGAAAAAACCTACTTGCACATTCGTGGCGATGACCGCAATCCGGACAAATCGAAGCCGCTATCGCCGGGCATTCCCAGCATTCTTCAGAAGTCCGAACTGGCGTTCAGCCCCGTGAAACTGCCCGCCGCTGCGGTCAATCCGGGATTGCGGCCCGAGATTGTGCAAGCGTACCGCGACGCGGCGAATGCGAAAATCTCCCGTCAGCGCGAAGCCCAAGCGGTTGCCAAGAAAGCACTTGCGGAAATTCTGGCGAAAGCCCCCGCGAAACCAGCCGATGCACCCTTGTCCCCGCAATCGCCGCCGATGAAGTCGAACGACCCTGCGCGTGCGGATTCGCTCAAGCCGACGCTGGTGGAAGATTTTGCCTCTGCGAAACCCGAACGCTGGATGCCGAAATCTGGCAGTTGGAAGATCGCCAATGGCCGATTGACGCAAACGGAAGCATCCGCGATGGCGAGCATCATGCGGCTCAACTCGCCGGTGCCGCAGGATTTCGAGGCGACGCTCACATACGTGCCCACGGGTGGGGAAACCTACAAATCGGTGGGTTTGGCATTTGATGCGGGCGAATCGGATCGGCATACGTTGGTGTATGTCAGTGGCTACGCAGCCGACCCCAAGGTGCAGGTGGCCCCCAATCCGGGTGGTGGGTATCGCTACCCCGCCGAGGGGAAATCGCCCGTGAAAGTGGAGTTGAATCAGCCACACACGCTGAAAGTGCAGGTTCGCAATTCGCTCGTCAATGTCTGGTTCGATGGCGAATTCAAGCTGGCGTATCAATTGCCCGATGCACGCTCATTCGGGTCGATCGATTTGGTGACGTATGATGCGACTGCCGAATTCCGTCGATTGGAATTGAAGCCGCTGACGCCGTCCATCGCCTTGCGGCCAGCGGGCGTGGAACCGAACGCGGCGTCTGCCCCGATCGCCACCCGCGAATCGGCCGAGCTCGCGTTGAAAGTCGCGGATGCCGAACTCGCAGCAGCCGAAGCGGAACTCGCCGCCATTGAAGCCGCTCACGCCGCCGATTTGGCCCAAGCCAACGAGCCGGGCACCGCCGCAACCAAGGCCAAGATCATCGCCGCCGCTCGCGCCCAAGCCCAACAGGAACAGGCACTTGCGGAGGTCGAAACGGCCAAAGCCGCACATGCAGTCGCCATCAGCGCCGGCAATGCCAAGGTTGACGCGCAGAAGAAGCTGCAAGCGGCGATGGGCAAACGCGATGCGGCCACGAAACGGCTGCAATCGCCGGGAGAATCGTATCGGAGCATCGTCGGTTCTCGCAAATCGAAAGAATCGAATGTCGAATCGGACGCTTCGCGGAATCGTCCCTTCCCGGCCACCAGTTCCGGGCGTCGGAGTGCATTTGCCACGTGGCTCACCAGCCGACAAAATCCGTTGGCCGCGCGGGTGGCGGTCAATCACTTGTGGTCGCGGCATTTCGGCAAGCCGTTGGTGGCAACCGTGTTCGATTTCGGACGCCGAGGCGCGGCCCCGACCCACCCGGAATTGCTCGATTGGCTCGCCGTCGAATTCATGGAATCCGGCTGGAGCATGAAGCATTTGCACAAGCTGATGGTGCTGTCGCAGACCTATCGGCTATCGTCGAGCAATGCCAAGAGTGCGGCGGTGAATCTGCAGCAGGATGCCGAGAACCGCCACTATTGGCGATCGAATCCGATTCGGATGGAATCGCAAGTGGTGCGGGATAGTCTGCTGCTGCTGGCCGGGGAACTCGATCGCACGATGGGCGGCCCGTCGATTCCGGTGAGCAATACGCAATCGAAGCGGCGCAGTTTGTACTTTTTCCATTCGCATAATGAGCATCAGAAGTTTCTGTCGCTCTTTGACGATGCCAGCGTGTTGGATTGCTACCGCCGCACGGAAAGCATTGTGCCGCAACAGGCGTTGGCGCTGGCGAATAGCGAAATCGCCCTGGAAACCGCAGAGAAAATCGCCGCCAAGATTGCCAAGGATCACCCGCAAGCGGATGGCGATGCCTGGCTGACGATCGCATTCCGGACCGTGCTGGGCAGTCCCCCCAACGATGCGGAACGGGCCTATGTGCGGGCGACGCTGCCGAAATTGGAAGCCGCCGCACGGGAGCAGAACCGCGCGAATCCGCAGTCGGCCGCGCGGGTATCGATCATTCATGCGTTGCTGAACCACAACGATTTCGTCACGATTCGCTAA